The Deinococcus radiotolerans genomic sequence CCAGCAGGGAGCTGGGAGAAGATTCAGGCCCGGCGGGGCGTGGTGTCTCCTGAACGTCTGTCCGCACAGGCGTCACTGCCCTCGGCCCCTTCCAGGTGGCTTCCAGTCTGGCCTCTGGCTGCAGCCGTCGCTCTGATCGTGGCGGTCGGGGGGTACCTCCAGCTCGGTCCGGCCCAGCCTGCGGCGACCGCTCAAAGCAGCGTGCAGCAGTGGCAGCAGGGGGCGAGACGTCTCACGCTCGCCTCGAAGACCGGTGTGCCCTACGGGGCCATGTACGTCAGGTCGGATGGCCGGGCGCTGCTGGTGCTGGACAGACAGGCCGCACCGGGGCAGGTGTATCAGGCGTGGGGACGGCGGACGAGCGGGCCGCGTGCGGGCGTACCGACCAGCCTGGGGCTGACGGGCGGCACGGTGCTGGAGGTGTCGTGGCGCGGGTACGACTCGGTGGGCGTGAGCACCGAACCCGCCGGGGGTAGCCCGGCCCCGACCCACCCACTGGGCCGCACCCGGCTGCCCGAACTCTGAATGCATCCAAACGGGCGACGCCCGGCATACGGGAAGGTGGAGGCACCACCATGACCCATATGACGACCGCCCGCACTCTGACCCTCACGTTCACCCTCGCGCTCCTCACGCCCGTGATGGCCCAGACTGCTCCCGTGCAGACCGCTTCCGGCCAGACCGCCCCGGCGATACAGATGAAGATGACCGCGCTAGCGCCCGTCACGCTGCGCCGGGACGCCCGGCTCGGCACCCTGCTGACCGGGCCGACCGGCCTGACGCTCTACACCTTCGCCAAAGACGCGCCGGGAGTGAGCAACTGCGAAGGCGTGTGCGCCACCAACTGGCCGCCCCTGCTGCTGAGCGAAGTTCCGCGCCTGCCCGCCGGACTGAGCGGCAAGTTCAGCCTGATTTCCCGCAAGGATGGTCAGACCCAGCTCAGCTACGATGGCGCGGCGCTCTACAGCTGGAAGGGCGACGCCAAACCCGGTGACATCAACGGTCAGGGCTTCATGAACGTCTGGCACGCGGCCAACGCCGGCCCGAGCGTGCAGGTGTCGCGGGTGGACGATCTGGGCATGGTGCTGGCCGGGCCGACCGGCCTGACGCTCTATACCTTCGCCAAGGACGCGCCCGGAGTGAGCAACTGTGAGGGAGCCTGCGCCACCAACTGGCCTCCCCTGCTGGTGGCGCAGTTCCCGGCCACCGGCCTGACGGCGGGCGTGGCGGTGCGCGGCAAGCTTGGCACGCTGACGCGCAAGGATGGCAGCCTTCAGGTAACCTACAACGGCCTGCCTGTATACAACTGGAAGAACGACCTGAAGCGCGGTGACGCGCTCGGCGAGGGCTTCATGGGCGTTTGGAGCGCTGTCCGTCGCTGAGGAAGGAGAGGAGCGGCTCACGCCCTGTTCCTGAACGATCAACGTCAGCAGGCAGAGCGGAGTCAGACCAGATTCCGTGGTCAGGGCCGCCTACCAGGCGAGCTCTTTCCTGCCGAAAAAAAAGATCCTCGAGGAGTTCCATGTCAAACCACTTCATCCGCACCCTGACTCTATGTTCTGCACTCTTCCTTTCGGCCCCCGTCTTCGCTCAGTCGGTGGGTGACCGGGTGTACACCGCTGACCAGAGTTCCAATACCGTCTCGGTCATTGACCCAGTCGCCCTCAAACTGTTGGGCGTCATTTCGCTGGGCACACAGGCGCCCGCCGCACTCTCACCACTGTACAAAGGGGAATTGCTGGTTCACGGCCTCGGCTTCTCACCCGACGGAAAGACCTTGGCTGCCGTCTCCATAGGCTCGAACTCAGTGACTTTGATTGATACCGCCACCAACGCGGTGCGCGGCAAGGTCTACCTGGGCCGCAGTCCCCACGAGGCGTTCTTCACCCCGGACGGACGTGAACTGTGGGTGGCCGTGCGTGGCGAGAACTACGTCTCCGTCGTCGATCCCGTGCATTTTACCGAAACGCGCCGTATTCCTGTTCCGGACGGCCCTGGCATGGTGCTGTTCAATCCGAAAGCGCCTTACGCCTATGTGCCTTCGAGTTTCACCCCGGAACTGAGTGTCATCGACACGCGCACGTACCGGGTCGTGGCGCGGGTCCCGCAGGCCAGCCCATTCAGCCCGAATCTGGCGGTCAGTCCGCAGGGCGATCAGGTCTGGTTCACCCTCAAAGACAGCGGCAAAACGCAGGTCATGCGGGCGCGCCCACCCTTCGACATCACGGCGACGCTGGACAGCGGCCCCGTCACCAACCATGTCGCCCTGGCCGATACACCCACGGGCCGCTTCGCCTATGTCACTGTGGGCGGCCTGAACGTCGTCAAGGTATATACGCGCGACGCTGCGCCCCGGCTGGTGGCGACCATTCCGACGGGGGCACTCCCCCATGGTGCCTGGGCCGCGCCGGACGGGAAACGGGTGTACGTAGGACTGGAAGCGGCAGACCAGGTCCAGATCATCGACACAGCCAGCAACACGGTGACTGGTCAGGTTCCCACCGGGCAGTTGCCACAGGCGCTGGTCTATGTGCCCGGCGCAGTGCGCTCAGGTGCGGGCACAGCTCACTTACAGCCCCTGGACAGCACGAAAGCCACACTGACCCTGACCTTGACTTCCGGGAGCGCAGCCCGGGCCACCGTCAGCGTCAATCCCCTGGGCCTGGTCGATCTGGTGCAGATCGTCGCGACAGGACTGACCCCGAATACGGCGTATGTGCTGCGCCTGACCGGGCCAACGGGGCAGGCGCAGGACCTCGCCGCCCTGATGACCACGGCCCAGGGCGGCGTGACCGCACAGACCATCGGGCCAGTCAAGCAGCTCCTGAATGCCCCGCAGGGTGCCGGTCAGCTGAGCGTGGTGGCCAAAGTAGGCGGGGCGACCGTGCTGGTGCAGAGCAAGTGAGGCGGGTCGCCCTTGTCCTGCTGCTCACCGGCGGCGCGTTCGCTGCGGGCAATACCTTCCAGGGTCTGATGGACTCGGCCATGATGCGGATGCACGCGGGTATGCACGCGGCGACGCCTTCCGGCAACCCGGACCGTGATTTCCTGACCATGATGATTCCGCATCACCAGGGGGCAGTGGACGCCGCAAAGGCCGAGCTCCTCTACGGGAAGGACCCGCAGGTGCGGCGACTGGCCCAGGAAATCCTGACGGAACAGGCGCTGGAGATCGACTACATGCACCGACTTCTGGAGTCCAGAACAGCGGCTCTGCAGGGGCAGAATCAGCCCTGAATTGGACGTCAGGTCGTGTACAGATGAAATGTGCTGGAGGGCCGGGAGCGATGGATCACTCCCGGTCTTTCCTGAATGGACTGGTGAATTATCCCGACTTCATGTGTCTCCTGCTTTGGAGACACCCACCGCCCTATCCCTGAACATCGAAGGCCGCGAAGGGTTCAAGTACGCACAGTCGGTCAGGGAGACCCCTGGTGTGCAGGTTGATCAACAGGGCGTCCAACTGAGTCAGTTGGCCGAGAATTTGAACGATGATGGGCTGCTGGGCCGGGCGCATCTCCAGAAGGATGGGGTTGGCGACCTGACCGCGCCGTCCAAATCCGCCTGCTCCGTGCTGGGCAAACGCCAGTGTCAGGTCAAGGGCACGGGCGGTCTCGATGACGACATCTGCCAGAGGCCGACCTTCCAACTGATCTCCGGCACGCGTATAACAGCGCAGCAAACACAGTGGTTCAGCCCCACTCATCGATGTTCACCGCGCCGCATCAGGCGACGAACCGCCTGGCGGGTGATCAGGAGATCAGGCAAGGTCAGGGCCACCTCGGCCAGGAACGTTTCCAGCTGCGTGGTGGAGGCGACGCATTCGACAACCACAGGAAGGTCAGGGGCCCACTGAAAAGCGCGGTTGCGGTGAATCTGGCCATCCTGGCCATAGCCGATACTCCCGTGGGTGACGGTGGCTCCAGGAAGGCCTGCCCGCTGTGCTGTAGAGACCAGCCAATCGTAAGCCGTTTCGCTGCCCACTTTGTCGGTGCTGCCCAAGTAGCAGCGGAGCAACTCTGCATCCTGCCACGTCATAATCCACCTTCGAGCCGGATGGCCACCCAGCGCCCGAGCAGGACGGCCACGTAGCCCAACACCAGATTGCCGACGATGTAGAGCGAGGCGCGCAGACTTTCGCCGCTGCGCAGGAGCAGATCACTTTCCCAGGTGAACGTGCTGAAGGTCGTGAAGGCCCCGACGAAGCCGGTTCCGAAAGCCAGACGCCACTCGGCACTGACCAGACCCCGGGCGTTCAGGGCAATCACTAGCCCCAGGAGAAAACAGCCCAGCACATTGATCACCAGCGTCCCGAGCGGAAACGCGGCCCAGGCCGTAGGGCCGAGCCGGGTCTGGATCACCAGATTGAGACCGTAACGCGCCAGTGCACCGCAGGCGCCGCCAAGTGCAATTCCTATCCAGATGGGCATAGCTTCCCCCTGCGTCCTGAAGGGTAGGCATTATCAGCCGGACACGGGGCGGTTCTGAAAGGCGAATGCCATCGCCTGGAGTCTCAAAATACCAGATGACCAGGGGGTCGTCGATCCTTGGCGGGAAAAACAGCGGATAGCGGCCACGGGTATGCCCATCTTGCAGGAGCCTCCAACCCGCCCAATGTGGGGTCACGACACGGATCAGTCCTGACTGTACGCTAAGGTTGCAGAAACGGCCGTTTCCGCAATAGGTTTCGGCCTCTGACCAGCTGCGCCTCCCCGCGTTGCACATCCATATTGCACAATACTCCTCATTGGCAATAGGCTGACGCAACAAGGGGAGGCGCTATGCAGCTTGGGTACGCTCGCGTCAGCAAACAGCAGGATCAGGACACCGCCGCCCAACTCCGCGCCCTGAAAGATGCCGAAGTCGAGCGCGTATTCACCGAACACGCGTCCGGGGGCCGCTGGGATCGACCTGAATTACACAAGTTGCTCGCCCAGCTCCGGCCAGGCGATATCGTCGTCGTCTGGAAGCTGGATCGGCTCAGCCGCAGCCTGAAGGATGTCCTGCACCTGATGGAGAAGATCGAAACTGCTGGTGCAGGCTTTCGCAGTCTCACCGAAGCCATTGACACCACGACACCAGCAGGCCGGATGATGATGCAGATGGTCGGGGCGTTCGCCGAGTTCGAGCGGGCCATGATCCGCGAGCGCACCAGGGCCGGACTGGAGCAGGCCCGGCGGGAAGGCCGGGTGGGCGGCCGCAAACGCAAGCTCACCTCCACACAAGAGCAGGAAATCCGTGACGCGGTGAACTCTGGGCGGCACACTGCGGCGCAGTGTGCGCGGCTCTTCAAGGTGCATCCCAGTACCATTCTCCGTCTCCTGCGCCGCGCCGCCTGATCTGTGCCTGCTGAACTGGCCGCAGGAGGGACCGATCAGTACGGCCAGTTCAATGCACCGCCCAGTCCCGAGCAACTCCGGCGGTATTTCATTCTGGATGACCGCGATCACACGCGGATCGCTTCGAAAAAAGGCAAGCATAATCGCCTCGGATACGCCCTCCAGCTCACGACCTTGCGGTTTTTGGGCACATTCCTCCTCAATCCACTCGATGTGCCCCCCAATGTGTTGCGCTTTGTCGCCCGGCAACTTGGTGTGCAGGCCAAGCAGGTCAAACTTGATCGCTACCGTCAAGGTGAAACCAAATGGGACCACCAGCGGGACATCGGGCAAACGTATGGCTACCGCGTCTTCTCCGAGCCCGCCGTCTGGATCGGCTTGATCCGGTTCCTGATGGCCCGCACCCACTTACAAGCCGAATCTCCAAGCCTCTTGCTGGACCGGGCGACGGCCCGCCTCTACGAACACAACATCATTCTGCCAGGTGTGACCACCCTCTCCCGATTGATTGCCCGGGTGCAGGAGCGCAGTGAGACACAGTTATGTGACCGTCTGGTGGCGCTGCTCAGCCCTGAGCAGCGCGAGCGTCTGGTCACCCTGCTGAGTGTGCCTGAGCGGGCCAAAGTCTCTTCCTTCGAGCAACTCCGCCAAGCCCCGATTTCCATTTCGGCCCAGGGCCTGGTCGGGGCGCTGAAGCGGGTCGAACGGATTCGCCAGGTCGGTGTGCGGACCGTTAACCTACGTTCCTTCCCCACGCAGCGCCTGGACACGCTGTCAAGAATAGGACTGGGGTCGAAGACGCAGACGTTACGAAGGCTGACCTCGTCCCGTCAGTTGGCGGTGTTGCTCGTCACGGTCTCGCGCCTGGAGGCCAGTGCGCTGGATGACGCCCTGACCGTGCTCGACAGCCTGCTGACGGATGTCTTTAACCGGATAGAACGCCAGGACACCGAGCAGAAGCTGGCCTCCTTGCCTTCATTGGAAGAAGCGGCCCGTTCTCAGAACCAGCTGACTCGCTTGTTTCTAGAGCACTTGAAGACGGAGCAGCATGATTTTGATGCTTTTTCACAGCAGGTGTTGACCCTTGTTTCAAAAGATGTGCTGGAGCGGACCGTGCAGGCCATTGCTGAGCTGACCCAACCGACCGCTGATCGGCACATTGAGCAGTTGCTGGCCCGCTACAGCTACGTTCAGCAATTTGTTCCGACGCTGTTGCACACGGTGGGCTTTGAAGCCAACCGCTCCGGTCAGCCTCTGCTGGCCGCTATCAATGCCCTGCGAACCCTGGAGCGCCGGAAGAAAGACCTGTCATCGCTGCCTACCGACTGGATCACCGGCCGCTGGGGAAAGCATTTGAGATCTGCGGCAGGTGAGGTGCAGCGCAGTGCGTACACCCTCGGGGTACTGGAGCAGCTGCACCTGAGCTTGAAGCGCCGCGACCTCTATGTGCCAGCCAGCGACAAATTCAATGACCCCAGGTTGCGGCTCCTCTCGGGGCCGCGCTGGGCGGACCTCAAGGTGGAAGTCTGCCGCAGTCTTGATCTCGACCCTGATCCTGCAGTGGTCCTGGCCCGTCTGGAGCGGCAATTGGATGAGACCTACCACCTCCTGGCCGAACGCCTCCCCGAGAATGCCTCTGCGTCCATTGAGGAGGTGGACGGGAAATCGCGTCTGGTGCTGCAGCTTGATGAAGCGCAGGATGAACCGCCCAGTCTGCGGCAGCTTCACAAAGATGTGGCCGCACGTTTACCCAGGATCGACCTCCCTGACCTGCTCCTGGAAGTTCACCGCTGGACGGGCTTTGCCGATGAATTCCAGCACCTCAGTGAGCGCCGCAGCCGGGTGGAGCACCTGCCCATGAGCGTCTGTGCCGTGCTGCTCTCCGAGGCCTGCAACGTGAGTCTGGACGCCGTCGTGCAACCGGAGCGCGAGGCGCTCCGGTCCAGTCGTCTCTCCTGGGTCAGCCAGAACTATGTCCGGGCTGAAACCATCGCGGCGGCGAATGCTCGTCTGGTGAACTTTCAGTCCACCCTGCCGGACCTACCCGCCTGGGGCCAGGGGTATGTCGCTTCGGTGGATGGCCTGCGCTTTCGAGTGCCTGTGAAATCCATTTACAGTGGTCAGAACCCCAAATATTTTGGCGTAGGCAGTGGTGTCACGTACGTGAACTTTGTGGCCGACCAGTTCACCAGTTTTCACGGCATTGTGGTGCCAGGCACCTTGCGAGATTCGCTGTACGCCCTGGACGGCCTAATTGAACACAACACCACGCTGCG encodes the following:
- a CDS encoding anti-sigma factor domain-containing protein — encoded protein: MTRQPDRSSGDHPSDLLPEYVLGSLDTAQAVNVESHLLSCAVCRAEVGRLRDALFSLANDLPGVPAPAGSWEKIQARRGVVSPERLSAQASLPSAPSRWLPVWPLAAAVALIVAVGGYLQLGPAQPAATAQSSVQQWQQGARRLTLASKTGVPYGAMYVRSDGRALLVLDRQAAPGQVYQAWGRRTSGPRAGVPTSLGLTGGTVLEVSWRGYDSVGVSTEPAGGSPAPTHPLGRTRLPEL
- a CDS encoding YncE family protein — encoded protein: MSNHFIRTLTLCSALFLSAPVFAQSVGDRVYTADQSSNTVSVIDPVALKLLGVISLGTQAPAALSPLYKGELLVHGLGFSPDGKTLAAVSIGSNSVTLIDTATNAVRGKVYLGRSPHEAFFTPDGRELWVAVRGENYVSVVDPVHFTETRRIPVPDGPGMVLFNPKAPYAYVPSSFTPELSVIDTRTYRVVARVPQASPFSPNLAVSPQGDQVWFTLKDSGKTQVMRARPPFDITATLDSGPVTNHVALADTPTGRFAYVTVGGLNVVKVYTRDAAPRLVATIPTGALPHGAWAAPDGKRVYVGLEAADQVQIIDTASNTVTGQVPTGQLPQALVYVPGAVRSGAGTAHLQPLDSTKATLTLTLTSGSAARATVSVNPLGLVDLVQIVATGLTPNTAYVLRLTGPTGQAQDLAALMTTAQGGVTAQTIGPVKQLLNAPQGAGQLSVVAKVGGATVLVQSK
- the copM gene encoding CopM family metallochaperone, with translation MRRVALVLLLTGGAFAAGNTFQGLMDSAMMRMHAGMHAATPSGNPDRDFLTMMIPHHQGAVDAAKAELLYGKDPQVRRLAQEILTEQALEIDYMHRLLESRTAALQGQNQP
- a CDS encoding DUF190 domain-containing protein yields the protein MSGAEPLCLLRCYTRAGDQLEGRPLADVVIETARALDLTLAFAQHGAGGFGRRGQVANPILLEMRPAQQPIIVQILGQLTQLDALLINLHTRGLPDRLCVLEPFAAFDVQG
- a CDS encoding DUF190 domain-containing protein, giving the protein MTWQDAELLRCYLGSTDKVGSETAYDWLVSTAQRAGLPGATVTHGSIGYGQDGQIHRNRAFQWAPDLPVVVECVASTTQLETFLAEVALTLPDLLITRQAVRRLMRRGEHR
- the crcB gene encoding fluoride efflux transporter CrcB, with translation MPIWIGIALGGACGALARYGLNLVIQTRLGPTAWAAFPLGTLVINVLGCFLLGLVIALNARGLVSAEWRLAFGTGFVGAFTTFSTFTWESDLLLRSGESLRASLYIVGNLVLGYVAVLLGRWVAIRLEGGL
- a CDS encoding recombinase family protein; the encoded protein is MQLGYARVSKQQDQDTAAQLRALKDAEVERVFTEHASGGRWDRPELHKLLAQLRPGDIVVVWKLDRLSRSLKDVLHLMEKIETAGAGFRSLTEAIDTTTPAGRMMMQMVGAFAEFERAMIRERTRAGLEQARREGRVGGRKRKLTSTQEQEIRDAVNSGRHTAAQCARLFKVHPSTILRLLRRAA
- a CDS encoding Tn3 family transposase, which codes for MPAELAAGGTDQYGQFNAPPSPEQLRRYFILDDRDHTRIASKKGKHNRLGYALQLTTLRFLGTFLLNPLDVPPNVLRFVARQLGVQAKQVKLDRYRQGETKWDHQRDIGQTYGYRVFSEPAVWIGLIRFLMARTHLQAESPSLLLDRATARLYEHNIILPGVTTLSRLIARVQERSETQLCDRLVALLSPEQRERLVTLLSVPERAKVSSFEQLRQAPISISAQGLVGALKRVERIRQVGVRTVNLRSFPTQRLDTLSRIGLGSKTQTLRRLTSSRQLAVLLVTVSRLEASALDDALTVLDSLLTDVFNRIERQDTEQKLASLPSLEEAARSQNQLTRLFLEHLKTEQHDFDAFSQQVLTLVSKDVLERTVQAIAELTQPTADRHIEQLLARYSYVQQFVPTLLHTVGFEANRSGQPLLAAINALRTLERRKKDLSSLPTDWITGRWGKHLRSAAGEVQRSAYTLGVLEQLHLSLKRRDLYVPASDKFNDPRLRLLSGPRWADLKVEVCRSLDLDPDPAVVLARLERQLDETYHLLAERLPENASASIEEVDGKSRLVLQLDEAQDEPPSLRQLHKDVAARLPRIDLPDLLLEVHRWTGFADEFQHLSERRSRVEHLPMSVCAVLLSEACNVSLDAVVQPEREALRSSRLSWVSQNYVRAETIAAANARLVNFQSTLPDLPAWGQGYVASVDGLRFRVPVKSIYSGQNPKYFGVGSGVTYVNFVADQFTSFHGIVVPGTLRDSLYALDGLIEHNTTLRPKQLISDTGASSYLIFGLFSLLGYQFSPELANLPERRYWRLNPQAKYGALDAIATNHIQSKLITAHWDDLLRIAGSLVTRQVRASDLIKVLGVTPKSSVVRAVEHFGRISYTQHLLTYHDDPVYRRVIGTQRNRQEARHSLGRALFQGERGELRQHYLAGMEDQLGALGLVMNAIIVWNSRYIGLVLEQLRSEGKMVNPEEAKRLSPLKYEHIHLKGRYHFNLEETTRSGKFRKLRAPGDAEG